The region GGTGTTATTAAAGAACAGTTCGACTGCGGAGCAGTTGAACTGCTCTCTATAGGATAACCGCCAACCAGTTTTTGGATCGCGACAGCTCGCACGCTCGCTGCGGGTTCGCCGTCCCCTCATCGCTGACGTTGGCTGAATGGTGATGAATAGATCAGCAACCCTGAAGGGGTTGAAGTCCAAAGCCAGGGGTGGAACCCCTGGACCCATGGAGTGGGCGGGGACAGTGAGGCCAAGTTGAGCGAAGGAGTCTGAATGGTGAGCTTCCACTCAGCACAGCACGGAAGAACTTTAAGGAGTTCGGAGCGAGTGACAGGCGAAGCGTCCAGCACGTGCGGAAACCAATGCCGGATGAAATCTGAAAGATGAGGCGAATCATTTCGGCGCGCAAAGCATTAAAACATGAGGTCAAACAGTATGAACAATAAATTTGATTTCAGTAAAGCGCGCCGCGGTGCGGTCGTGCCCCCGTCGGGGAATAAGGTTCGCATTACGATTCGACTGGATCGTGACATCGTGGAGTGGTTCAAGTCTAGGGTTGAGCGCCAGGGTGGCGGCTGAGACGGTGACACCCATGCTGGATAAAGACGGGAAGTGGCGTGTATCGGGCTATTACATCAAATAAGACTGCAGTTGTAGGTCGGAAATGTAATAGGAAAATTCTGGAAACCAGATTGCGGCTTTTCTTGGAAACTGGTATTTTAACCTTATGAAGCACATTATTAAAGTTGAAACACTTAATGACTACAAGTTGCGTTTGGAATTTGATGATGGTGTGGTTGGAATTGCGGATGTTTCCACCCTGGTTGGGAAGGGTGTCTTTTCGCTGTGGCGAGATGTTGCCGAATTTCGCAAAGTATTAATTGGGTCATCGGGAGAATTAGTGTGGGGCGGGCAGATTGATCTATGCCCCGATTCACTCTACATGAAGGTTACTGGACAGCAGCCTGAAGAGATGTTTTCCATTCCTAATTTGGAGAAGGCTTGTGCCTGAGATATCTAGATTCTTTGGTATCGTCATCAAGATGTTTTTTGATGATCACAATCCTCCCCATTTTCATGCATATTATGGCGAGCACGAGGTGCTGATTGACATCCATCATCTTTCTGTCTTTACTGGATCGATTCCTCCTCGTGCCTTGGGTTTGGTTATTGAATGGGCGACGCTTCATCAGGTGGAGTTGCTGAAAGACTGGTCTCTAGCTAAAAATCAACAGTCTTTTGATCGAATTGCCCCATTATCATAAGCCCCCAACAACACAATGCTGGCTATCGGCGCTACGCTCCTCAGCCAGATTGTGAACGTTCGGTGAGAAACAATGAGACGCGATGACAGAGCAATAAGCATCGAGGAAGCAAGAAGTCTTCTCGAATCAGCCGAATACGGCGTCCTCTCTATGGCATGCCAAGATGGCTTGCCGCATGGTATTCCCCTGAACTTCGCACTTGATGGGGACAGCATTTACTTCCATTGTTCGCTGGAGGGCAAGAAGACCGAGATTCTCTGCGCGAACCCGAGAGTCTCGTTTTGCGTGGTCGGCCGCACGGAGGTATTACCCGAAAAGTTTGGAACCAAGTACGAAAGTGCTATTGCCACAGGTTCCGTGGAGGAACTTTCCGCCAGGGAAAAGAGACCAGGCCTGCTCCTGTTTGTTAGGAAGTACTCGCCCGACTACGTCAAAGAGGGGCTTGAGTACATCGATAAACTCATCGATAAGACCAGGGTTTTCAGGATGCGGATGGAATCAATCACAGGCAAGGCCCGCAAATGATCAGACACCGAACAACCGCCTCCATGATAATATCGCTCCGCTCGAAATCATGAGGCGGGGCGTTAACCAAAGCAGATTCCTTAAGCTTGAGCGTGCCGGAGCGCATTATCCTTGTCTATGAGTCACGGGTTCAAGGACTTGGCGCAGAGTTTCTTCTGGCCATTGATGCAACATTAGCGAGCATCCTGGTGCCATCCTGATCATCCCAGAGGCTAGGATTTTTTTAATCGTGCGACAAACATTCCGTTGCAGGGTCCGTCCCACGGCATAAACTGGAGTTTTCCGGTGCAGGGGGTCCCGTTCATGGGATTGATAAATGACTCAAGTTTAAAGTCCGGTGCAGTGGCCAGAAATCGCATGACGATGGCATCATTCTCCTGCGGGGTCAGCGTGCAGGTGGCGTAGACGAGCACGCCTCCCGGCTTTAAGCGGGACGAGCACGCGTTTAGCAAACCGGTCTGGATGGCCGTCAGGTCAGCCACCCGTGCTTCGGTGGTTCGCCATCGGGCGTCCGGATTACGATGCCAGGTCCCGATTCCCGAGCAGGGTGCATCCAACAGAATCCCGTCAAAGCCCCCTTGAGGCGGCGACTCCTTCAGCCCGTCCCATTGCGCCACGGTGACGGTGCGAATGCCCGTCTCGAGAAGTCTTCGCTCCAAGCTTTCCAGAATAGTTCGGCGGATATCCGTCGCCAGAATGGAGACGGAGGCTCCGGCCAATTCGGCTAAATGGAGAGTTTTCCCCCCGGAACCGGCGCAGGCATCCCACCAGCGTTGGTGGGGCTGCGGGTTACAGATCAGGGTGGTGGCCTGTGATGCTAGATCCTGGATATCAATTTGATCCCGGATGGCGCGGGGCAGGGAGCGCAGATTGATGCCCCGGGGAACGGCAATCGCGGAACGAATCACTGGGTGGGGAGTCGGTTCGGCGTTCAGTTCCTTCAGCGCGGTGAGAACGGAGTCACGGGTTTCCGGCTTGGC is a window of bacterium DNA encoding:
- a CDS encoding BrnA antitoxin family protein — its product is MNNKFDFSKARRGAVVPPSGNKVRITIRLDRDIVEWFKSRVERQGGG
- a CDS encoding DUF2442 domain-containing protein gives rise to the protein MKHIIKVETLNDYKLRLEFDDGVVGIADVSTLVGKGVFSLWRDVAEFRKVLIGSSGELVWGGQIDLCPDSLYMKVTGQQPEEMFSIPNLEKACA
- a CDS encoding DUF4160 domain-containing protein — its product is MPEISRFFGIVIKMFFDDHNPPHFHAYYGEHEVLIDIHHLSVFTGSIPPRALGLVIEWATLHQVELLKDWSLAKNQQSFDRIAPLS
- a CDS encoding pyridoxamine 5'-phosphate oxidase family protein, which gives rise to MRRDDRAISIEEARSLLESAEYGVLSMACQDGLPHGIPLNFALDGDSIYFHCSLEGKKTEILCANPRVSFCVVGRTEVLPEKFGTKYESAIATGSVEELSAREKRPGLLLFVRKYSPDYVKEGLEYIDKLIDKTRVFRMRMESITGKARK
- a CDS encoding RsmB/NOP family class I SAM-dependent RNA methyltransferase translates to MNPLRSERIYDRQSEVLVALLEQAQAAAQAGQPLDSLLSRFYREHTEFGSRDRRLFSGTAFSYFRWKGWLDIVAPDIRVAAIFAHLLDSTELHPAMAKLAATCAITTPALSPMGSMTLDEKALSLGKRTGHSLDCAQLVPGWAIPLLHLPDQRIISAFQNSLPTWLRAKPETRDSVLTALKELNAEPTPHPVIRSAIAVPRGINLRSLPRAIRDQIDIQDLASQATTLICNPQPHQRWWDACAGSGGKTLHLAELAGASVSILATDIRRTILESLERRLLETGIRTVTVAQWDGLKESPPQGGFDGILLDAPCSGIGTWHRNPDARWRTTEARVADLTAIQTGLLNACSSRLKPGGVLVYATCTLTPQENDAIVMRFLATAPDFKLESFINPMNGTPCTGKLQFMPWDGPCNGMFVARLKKS